The Candidatus Nanosynbacter sp. HMT-352 region AAACCTTGCAAGCCTGTTAAATTGTACGTGAGATATTCCGCGACGAATGGCAAAATAGCCACGATTCCCAGGACAATTGAGCCGAACAAAATCAAGCGATTGACGGTTCTCATAAGGTATTTTTCAGTCTGAGCGCCTGGACGCACACCTTCAATAAATCCGCCTTGCTTCTGCAGATTTTCGGCAATTTCGTTAGCGTTAAAGACGATTCCAGTATAGAAATATGTAAAGGCGATAACCAGGATAAAGTATAGCGTTGGGTAAATAAATGCTTCTGCGGTACTGCCGGTGAATGAGCCGGCGTTTGGAGCTTGGAACCAAGTGATAAGCTTGTTGGCGGTCGGCAGAAGATCGGCGTTACCAGACGCTTTCATAACTTGACCAACGAATTGCGGCAAGCTTAGGAATGCAACCGCGAAGATGACCGGAATAACTCCCGCAGCAATCAACTTAACCGGCAAAATGCTTTTTACGTCGCCGTAATTACTGTTTCCATGAACGCGCTTTGCGTAGTTAATTGTAATGACGCGCTGAGCTTCGTTGATTTTAACTAGGAAGTAAAGGACGATAAGTCCGGCGATTGACATGATTAATATAGTCCAGAACATAACTGGGTTTACAGGGAGAGTAAACCAGTTGAAGACGTTCAAGCTGCCAGATGAGGTGTTGAATAATGATGAAATTAATGACGCGAGCATTTGTGGCAATTGGCTAATGATACCAGCGAAGATTACGATAGAAATACCATTACCGATTCCCTGTTCTGTAATTAACTCGCCAAGCCACATCAGAAGAACAGATCCTGCTGTCATTGAAGTAATTGAAACGATCCATTCCATCATCGTAGGGTCGGCTAATGTCGTACTACCGCCTTGAAGAACTGTTTGCCTTAAGATGAAGATGAAAGCGATTGACTGGACAATAGCAAGCGGCACAG contains the following coding sequences:
- the secY gene encoding preprotein translocase subunit SecY translates to MNWRIIFRSLKNKDMQKRLFIVVGIIVVYRLLAHIPVPLAEPTQLRNAISSVLGQSDLGGILNLLSGGALSSFSLVLVGLSPFITASIIIQLLTKAIPRLEELHKDGESGRRKIQQWTRVITVPLAIVQSIAFIFILRQTVLQGGSTTLADPTMMEWIVSITSMTAGSVLLMWLGELITEQGIGNGISIVIFAGIISQLPQMLASLISSLFNTSSGSLNVFNWFTLPVNPVMFWTILIMSIAGLIVLYFLVKINEAQRVITINYAKRVHGNSNYGDVKSILPVKLIAAGVIPVIFAVAFLSLPQFVGQVMKASGNADLLPTANKLITWFQAPNAGSFTGSTAEAFIYPTLYFILVIAFTYFYTGIVFNANEIAENLQKQGGFIEGVRPGAQTEKYLMRTVNRLILFGSIVLGIVAILPFVAEYLTYNLTGLQGLRLSIGGTGILIVVSVALETLRQVNSRALMVTYDDFDPDELLDNDKKKSKKRRLFKKK